In Desulfovibrio porci, one genomic interval encodes:
- a CDS encoding lysozyme inhibitor LprI family protein produces MKLGKWALCLCLLGSLFLQSHALAQASPASKGKASVFSFENTRLGGFYQDDKNGPLWLAADMLDGYPAFAQLLQQNQKDTSRGLQLASSWRAMPRPVQSYLGDPTPVHQYLTQKGVENPQPQLEQAYRVDLDGDGQEELLIVSQNMVPARSQGVSWQLDVPLFAKNPALPQNPQKGQHSVVMLHDANGWHLLTQYVALKDVEATWAAPRVHKILNFADLDGDGSMEILMAEYTAESVGYAVYHYTFIQDTNRDFITRSTLRQFFAVTPNEVAQFHISGRLIRPVSYEDAYGYQLQLENGIILDVAMGQNVLPEFAEASPNCLVEMDCTLEHWSDGKTSSYNYFYVPNSGKIVAPADILVGQEGPVAQTSSTLINTVEELAPGFKTCVSHSSSTLEMRECNANAIKYWQNRLDKELSHARMMCRQADRPDSCLEHLNKSQEAWQNYVDMMAAYYEEVNGGSVGVLEQGYFRAEAIKAQVRILE; encoded by the coding sequence ATGAAACTCGGGAAATGGGCACTGTGTCTTTGTCTGTTGGGAAGTCTGTTCTTGCAGTCGCACGCCCTAGCACAAGCAAGCCCGGCAAGCAAAGGCAAGGCATCTGTTTTTTCTTTTGAGAATACTCGCCTCGGAGGCTTTTATCAGGATGATAAGAATGGTCCCCTATGGCTTGCCGCTGATATGCTGGACGGTTACCCAGCTTTTGCTCAGCTTTTGCAGCAAAATCAAAAAGACACTTCCCGTGGATTGCAGCTCGCCTCTTCTTGGAGAGCCATGCCTCGTCCCGTCCAGTCCTATCTCGGTGATCCCACACCTGTGCATCAGTATCTGACCCAAAAGGGGGTAGAGAATCCCCAGCCCCAGCTGGAGCAGGCCTATAGAGTGGATCTGGACGGGGATGGACAGGAAGAGCTGCTTATTGTGTCCCAGAATATGGTACCGGCACGGAGTCAGGGGGTGAGCTGGCAACTCGATGTTCCGCTTTTTGCGAAAAATCCTGCCCTCCCGCAAAATCCCCAAAAAGGTCAGCATTCCGTGGTCATGCTGCATGATGCCAACGGCTGGCATCTGCTGACCCAATATGTGGCTCTGAAGGACGTTGAGGCAACATGGGCCGCTCCCCGTGTCCACAAGATTCTGAACTTCGCGGATCTGGACGGGGATGGCAGCATGGAAATCCTTATGGCGGAGTATACGGCTGAATCCGTCGGCTATGCTGTATACCACTATACCTTTATTCAGGATACCAATCGGGACTTCATCACGAGGAGTACACTGAGACAGTTTTTTGCCGTGACACCCAATGAAGTGGCCCAGTTCCACATCAGTGGACGGCTGATCAGGCCTGTCAGCTATGAAGACGCCTACGGTTATCAGCTGCAGCTGGAGAACGGCATTATTCTTGATGTGGCCATGGGGCAGAACGTCCTGCCCGAATTTGCGGAAGCCAGCCCCAATTGTCTCGTGGAGATGGACTGTACGCTAGAACACTGGTCGGACGGCAAAACTTCCTCGTATAACTATTTCTATGTGCCGAATTCTGGTAAAATTGTGGCTCCGGCTGACATTTTGGTGGGGCAGGAGGGACCTGTGGCACAAACGTCCTCCACGCTCATCAACACAGTGGAAGAATTGGCCCCCGGCTTCAAGACCTGCGTCTCGCACAGCTCTTCCACTCTGGAAATGCGTGAGTGCAACGCCAATGCCATCAAGTATTGGCAAAACAGACTGGACAAAGAACTGAGTCACGCCAGAATGATGTGCAGGCAAGCCGATCGGCCTGATTCCTGCCTGGAACACCTGAACAAATCGCAGGAAGCCTGGCAGAACTATGTGGATATGATGGCGGCTTACTACGAAGAAGTAAACGGCGGCAGCGTGGGGGTGCTTGAGCAGGGGTATTTTCGGGCTGAAGCCATCAAGGCTCAGGTCCGTATTCTTGAATAA
- a CDS encoding DUF2207 family protein has product MELVSVTADGKPVTPSMYVKEKDNSRHVRLIAQDKSLSVHEYTLKYKARDRILFLSNVDRLDWDIWGTSRHNSSPLRLSCAIALPKGAIVSKQWSRLGHTTMGHRPVTQWINKDGVAFFRGEEPMMDTEHFVVSVEWNKGVVTSDGSEETLSTVKSTLWGVFALLLLLCGGIWFKFGKNPRPKVSIPLFYPPLGPDGKTLSPAAVAYIREAAMLTSRGFSALLLNLATQKMVDMTGTGSRTDPYVLRTSSEIMKRTSIDSYGTENRNTGPKGDESSQHKRRIWEDLLKRGRGFDMAERRCLRKLFPTRPPQPLEVGRKNAWKVAEARSTSYEALASQYRDMWQINGNLVSLMFILCYGGALLAQGALWLNFGAEDIPAVLAAFSLTLGLTFLTHRSTQYAVSILVRWQEMGYLNLLLLGVYILLVPVMLVYDVILDESMSDFALYPFMHSWSALRPLLWLGLMGYLLWLTRSITEVFLVPLKILGFLLLFFVVGGTLFWANSFMGSGNLAFMGILLLPMVFMPLMKRPAPKAAQILAEIEGLALYLGTAEASRLNTFNPPDRTPEEFHRFMPYAVALGLEKAWGAQFATSLADLQFRGSSLQRLAEYEHRMQGR; this is encoded by the coding sequence ATGGAGCTGGTGTCAGTCACAGCCGATGGCAAGCCCGTCACTCCCAGCATGTATGTGAAGGAAAAAGACAATAGCCGCCACGTGCGTCTTATAGCCCAGGACAAAAGCCTGTCCGTGCACGAATATACCCTGAAGTACAAGGCTAGAGACAGGATTCTTTTTCTCTCCAACGTGGATAGACTGGACTGGGATATCTGGGGCACAAGTCGGCACAATAGTAGCCCCCTTAGGCTTTCCTGCGCCATAGCCCTGCCGAAAGGAGCGATCGTCAGCAAGCAATGGTCCCGGCTGGGGCATACAACCATGGGGCACAGACCCGTCACCCAATGGATCAACAAGGATGGGGTGGCCTTCTTCCGAGGTGAAGAGCCCATGATGGATACTGAACACTTTGTCGTTTCCGTGGAATGGAACAAAGGCGTCGTCACCTCCGATGGGTCAGAAGAAACGCTCTCCACCGTCAAAAGCACCCTGTGGGGCGTCTTTGCCCTGCTCCTGCTCCTGTGCGGCGGGATCTGGTTCAAGTTCGGCAAGAACCCGCGCCCCAAGGTCTCCATCCCGCTTTTCTATCCGCCCCTTGGTCCGGACGGCAAAACGCTCTCTCCGGCAGCCGTGGCCTATATCCGCGAGGCGGCCATGCTGACCTCTCGCGGTTTTTCCGCGCTCCTGCTGAACTTGGCGACCCAGAAAATGGTGGATATGACTGGCACAGGCAGTCGCACGGATCCCTATGTCCTGCGGACAAGCAGTGAGATCATGAAGCGGACCTCCATAGACAGTTACGGCACCGAAAACAGGAATACCGGCCCAAAAGGAGATGAAAGCAGCCAGCACAAACGCCGCATCTGGGAAGACCTCCTGAAGCGGGGTCGTGGTTTCGACATGGCAGAGCGACGCTGCCTACGGAAGCTCTTTCCCACCCGCCCGCCCCAGCCTCTTGAAGTGGGCAGGAAAAACGCCTGGAAGGTGGCCGAGGCCCGCTCCACATCCTACGAGGCCCTCGCTTCCCAGTACCGCGACATGTGGCAAATAAACGGGAACCTGGTCAGCCTGATGTTCATCCTTTGTTATGGCGGGGCACTCCTGGCTCAGGGTGCCCTCTGGCTCAATTTTGGTGCTGAGGACATCCCTGCAGTCCTGGCCGCCTTCAGCCTGACGCTCGGCCTCACCTTCTTGACCCATCGTAGCACACAGTATGCAGTCAGCATCCTGGTCCGCTGGCAGGAAATGGGTTACCTCAACCTGCTCCTTCTGGGAGTCTATATACTGCTCGTGCCCGTCATGCTGGTGTATGACGTCATCCTCGACGAAAGCATGTCGGACTTTGCCCTTTACCCGTTCATGCACAGCTGGAGTGCGCTGCGCCCCCTGCTCTGGCTGGGATTGATGGGCTATCTCCTCTGGCTGACCCGAAGCATTACGGAAGTATTCTTAGTCCCCTTAAAGATTCTGGGCTTCCTTTTGCTTTTCTTTGTGGTGGGAGGGACACTCTTCTGGGCCAACAGTTTTATGGGCAGCGGCAATCTGGCCTTTATGGGCATTCTGCTTCTGCCTATGGTCTTCATGCCTCTCATGAAGCGACCTGCCCCCAAGGCCGCGCAGATTCTGGCGGAGATCGAAGGTCTTGCCCTGTATCTGGGGACTGCAGAAGCATCGCGTCTCAACACCTTTAATCCGCCGGACCGGACACCGGAAGAATTCCACCGTTTCATGCCCTACGCTGTGGCGCTGGGACTGGAAAAGGCTTGGGGGGCACAATTCGCCACCTCTCTGGCGGATCTGCAGTTCCGCGGCAGTTCCCTGCAGAGGCTGGCCGAATACGAGCACCGCATGCAGGGGAGATAG
- a CDS encoding DUF6935 domain-containing protein, with amino-acid sequence MKRHIITCLAILCIMLINACVPTFPQSFNTSQLFYPLMNQGSVTSSPSAPAGLPSTFAEFKSRCNSVARSPEGAVKMYFDAVFCYFGPSRRTEASKMLRYIMHADANWEKKQKYVTFARRLKDPACHYIFRSFASGTSPQNGYRMSPENYSLVFSGKSNEADYVRVFLISSGSDSRRIVWVKQYQDGLWYVINNADTYMKVREPASSRPDNSHDADYDNR; translated from the coding sequence ATGAAAAGACATATCATCACCTGTCTGGCCATACTTTGTATCATGCTTATAAATGCATGTGTACCCACGTTTCCCCAGTCATTCAATACTTCTCAGCTCTTCTACCCGCTTATGAACCAAGGCAGCGTGACATCATCCCCCTCCGCCCCGGCAGGGCTTCCTTCGACCTTTGCCGAGTTCAAATCACGTTGCAACTCCGTTGCCAGGAGTCCCGAAGGGGCTGTCAAAATGTATTTTGACGCCGTATTCTGCTACTTTGGTCCCAGTCGCCGGACGGAAGCATCCAAGATGCTGCGCTATATCATGCACGCTGATGCCAACTGGGAAAAAAAACAGAAGTATGTGACATTTGCACGTCGCCTGAAGGATCCCGCCTGCCACTACATATTCAGAAGTTTTGCTTCGGGAACGAGTCCTCAAAACGGCTACCGCATGTCGCCCGAGAATTATTCGCTGGTCTTTTCCGGCAAGTCGAACGAGGCCGACTATGTCCGGGTCTTCCTGATCTCATCAGGGTCTGACAGCCGCCGTATAGTCTGGGTCAAGCAGTACCAGGACGGACTCTGGTATGTCATCAACAATGCAGATACCTATATGAAGGTACGCGAACCTGCCAGCTCCCGTCCTGACAACAGTCATGACGCGGATTATGACAACAGATGA
- a CDS encoding DUF805 domain-containing protein: MNSAHSITPNPHRLGFKESVVRCLRKYATFRGRATRAEYWWFSLFNSLVCMAIYAAVQQLMGTETADDAMGIVQLALFLPALAVAVRRLHDINFNGWWMLLGLTIVGLIPLFIFFCLPGKAADNRFGLREVGTQMGVETERREGNGNTRTMSTFLGLYCLVGLSLAAPLFSAKTVSSAESSSSIASHSGSPESTHVFSPTPSSSSSKNEVELNLQEAFGGLFSIMGEAIGCMTKGMQEGARDMQAQLDGSDGTRLIINSKDLATLTETRVLKAEQQEDRSWRIILAVKNPQEFPVRLTGLTEKQQVLLLDQENFVYEQNPVGERLVTVPERAAQKLTFFFPELDGSTPKTIRLYGMDFAVPQPIEVRTISQ, from the coding sequence ATGAACAGCGCACATAGCATAACTCCAAATCCGCACAGGCTGGGCTTCAAGGAATCCGTTGTCCGCTGCCTCAGGAAATACGCAACATTCCGTGGGCGCGCTACGAGGGCGGAGTACTGGTGGTTTTCCCTGTTCAATTCGCTTGTATGCATGGCAATCTACGCCGCCGTTCAGCAGCTTATGGGCACGGAAACGGCAGATGATGCCATGGGCATCGTTCAGCTGGCACTTTTCTTGCCTGCTCTGGCCGTTGCTGTACGGCGTCTGCACGACATCAACTTCAACGGCTGGTGGATGCTGCTGGGGCTGACCATCGTGGGCCTCATTCCCCTGTTTATTTTTTTCTGCCTGCCCGGCAAGGCCGCAGATAACCGCTTCGGCCTCCGTGAGGTCGGTACACAAATGGGCGTAGAAACGGAAAGGCGAGAGGGGAACGGCAACACGCGCACTATGAGCACTTTCCTAGGCCTGTACTGTCTTGTGGGGCTGAGCCTTGCCGCTCCGCTTTTCTCGGCGAAAACCGTGTCCAGCGCGGAATCATCTTCTTCCATTGCTTCGCATTCAGGCTCCCCGGAGAGCACGCACGTTTTCTCTCCCACTCCCTCCTCATCTTCCTCCAAAAACGAAGTGGAACTGAACCTTCAAGAAGCATTCGGCGGCCTGTTCTCCATTATGGGGGAAGCCATCGGCTGTATGACGAAGGGTATGCAGGAAGGCGCACGCGATATGCAGGCCCAGCTCGACGGCTCGGACGGCACGCGGCTCATCATCAACAGCAAAGACCTCGCGACCCTGACCGAAACGCGAGTCCTCAAGGCTGAACAACAGGAAGACCGCTCCTGGCGCATCATTCTGGCCGTCAAAAACCCGCAGGAGTTCCCCGTGCGTCTGACCGGGCTTACGGAGAAACAGCAGGTTCTTCTGCTGGATCAGGAAAATTTTGTCTACGAGCAAAACCCCGTCGGGGAACGCCTTGTGACAGTACCGGAACGGGCCGCACAAAAGCTGACATTCTTTTTCCCTGAACTGGATGGTTCCACGCCCAAAACCATACGGCTGTACGGCATGGATTTTGCCGTGCCTCAGCCCATCGAGGTCCGTACCATATCTCAATAA
- a CDS encoding nucleoside hydrolase, translated as MRIISHILLSMAAFCLLCGTSVQAAQQKEKVLLDTDMVEMFDDGVALIMLANAPGIDLLGVTCVTGNSWVQEGVAYSLRHLEIEKRDIPVVEGMRYPLRPHRHELFEMERAQFGMGHDAWLGSLGRSEPASWQDFYKTHYGKEPQFKPLKTHAVNFIIDTIRAHPHEVTIVAIGPCTNLAAAIRMAPDIVPLVKRVVYMGGAFFQPGNVTPAAEFNWWIDPEAAQITVRAPFKEQIVFGLDVCEKAVFRKAHYDRLLTSLGKSPQADILKNTFVGQSFAKDPAFTHFVWDVLVAAAIIDPDIITAEQTCAIDVNTQYGLSYGQSLAFPKVSPAGCSKARIVTDIDQERFWNMVNDKTYWKSAR; from the coding sequence ATGAGAATCATTAGTCACATATTGTTGAGCATGGCGGCGTTTTGCCTGCTCTGCGGAACAAGTGTTCAGGCGGCCCAGCAGAAAGAGAAAGTCTTGCTGGATACGGACATGGTCGAGATGTTCGATGACGGGGTAGCCCTCATCATGCTGGCCAATGCGCCGGGCATAGATCTGCTTGGCGTAACCTGCGTCACCGGCAACAGCTGGGTACAGGAGGGCGTGGCCTACAGCTTGCGTCATCTGGAGATCGAAAAACGCGATATTCCTGTAGTGGAAGGCATGCGCTACCCCCTGCGCCCGCATAGGCACGAACTTTTCGAGATGGAGCGCGCCCAGTTCGGCATGGGACACGACGCCTGGCTGGGCTCGCTGGGGCGGTCAGAACCTGCAAGCTGGCAGGACTTCTACAAGACGCACTATGGCAAGGAACCGCAGTTCAAGCCGCTGAAGACACATGCCGTCAATTTCATCATCGACACCATCCGGGCACACCCCCATGAAGTGACCATAGTCGCCATCGGTCCCTGCACAAATCTGGCCGCCGCCATCCGCATGGCCCCGGATATCGTGCCTCTGGTTAAGCGGGTGGTCTATATGGGGGGAGCTTTTTTCCAGCCCGGCAACGTGACTCCGGCGGCGGAGTTCAACTGGTGGATAGACCCCGAAGCCGCCCAGATAACTGTCCGCGCGCCCTTCAAGGAACAGATCGTATTCGGCTTGGACGTGTGCGAGAAGGCGGTCTTCCGCAAGGCCCATTATGATCGCCTCCTCACCAGTCTGGGCAAGAGTCCTCAGGCCGACATCCTGAAGAACACCTTCGTCGGTCAAAGCTTCGCCAAGGATCCCGCCTTCACCCATTTCGTCTGGGACGTCCTAGTGGCCGCCGCGATCATCGATCCTGACATCATCACGGCGGAGCAGACATGCGCCATCGATGTGAACACACAGTACGGTCTGTCGTATGGGCAGTCACTGGCATTTCCCAAGGTCTCTCCAGCCGGATGCTCCAAGGCCCGTATCGTAACGGATATCGATCAGGAGCGTTTCTGGAATATGGTCAATGACAAAACGTACTGGAAGTCCGCCCGCTGA
- a CDS encoding ankyrin repeat domain-containing protein has protein sequence MSIRLFPYCFVLLLAAFAPGVPGIAAATTEFLVLNDYAQAWADKQEWVYEGMQESDEPVPHREGDAWNQEDSSGLTVLDYALLGASAQELGAVQSMVQLGARPGTGKAEAYLGPTLNLARLAVRKAPLEEWRSTINFGGTNKILPNGFTPLLWAAVFQPDASVLHALIKGGADPKKGLPEEAGGQNILHIVAEQGWDPQAVHILIDAGLDVDAVTNPQMMGETPFMVAVRRNQNPQVIKALLERGADTEVRDSQGQRAWEGLWPEREAWLKDAGLGWLWDNAARQKRAKRERSGGQAAPGIAPPNPASTSVEGQTQNALMDTNAPGIQAPLVSNAMPYESMSVQALITDSDRMGTNVRDAPSGKIIATIPFPVNNELPDDEKLTRRVVTLLEERKGWFKVLYYGDKQGWMHKSVLGAYACATEDGDARLKANPDYNAPKVAILPTDTPLRLLSVRGAWLKVSCTTKTGRNVSGWLPPECVWANPYRHEWR, from the coding sequence ATGTCAATCCGTCTGTTCCCTTACTGTTTTGTTCTGCTTCTGGCAGCATTCGCTCCGGGCGTGCCCGGCATCGCAGCGGCAACCACTGAGTTCCTGGTCCTCAATGACTATGCGCAGGCCTGGGCAGACAAACAGGAATGGGTATATGAAGGTATGCAGGAAAGCGATGAGCCAGTTCCTCACAGGGAAGGCGATGCATGGAATCAAGAGGACAGCTCAGGTCTCACGGTTCTTGATTATGCCCTGTTAGGTGCTTCCGCACAGGAACTTGGTGCTGTTCAGTCTATGGTCCAGCTTGGTGCGCGCCCAGGCACCGGAAAAGCGGAAGCGTATCTCGGCCCGACTCTGAATCTGGCCAGACTGGCTGTTCGCAAGGCTCCTTTGGAGGAATGGCGCAGCACCATAAACTTTGGCGGAACGAACAAAATACTACCGAACGGTTTCACCCCCCTGCTGTGGGCGGCCGTGTTCCAGCCGGACGCATCGGTACTGCACGCGCTGATAAAAGGCGGAGCAGATCCGAAGAAGGGACTGCCCGAAGAGGCCGGAGGACAGAACATTCTGCACATTGTTGCTGAACAGGGATGGGATCCTCAGGCTGTCCATATCCTCATCGATGCAGGTCTGGATGTCGATGCCGTGACCAATCCCCAGATGATGGGGGAAACTCCCTTCATGGTGGCCGTCCGCAGAAACCAGAACCCGCAAGTTATCAAGGCCCTGCTGGAAAGAGGCGCAGATACGGAAGTCCGGGACAGCCAGGGACAGCGTGCATGGGAAGGGTTATGGCCCGAGCGTGAAGCCTGGCTGAAGGATGCCGGTCTGGGCTGGCTGTGGGACAATGCTGCGCGGCAAAAGCGGGCGAAGAGAGAACGTTCTGGTGGACAAGCTGCACCAGGTATTGCCCCCCCCAACCCCGCTTCCACCAGCGTTGAAGGGCAGACGCAGAATGCGCTCATGGACACGAATGCTCCGGGCATTCAAGCCCCGCTTGTCAGCAACGCCATGCCGTACGAGAGCATGTCTGTACAGGCTCTGATTACGGACAGCGACAGGATGGGAACCAACGTGCGCGATGCTCCCTCCGGCAAAATCATCGCTACCATCCCCTTCCCGGTCAATAACGAGCTACCCGATGATGAGAAGCTGACGCGGCGTGTAGTCACACTTCTGGAAGAGCGGAAAGGTTGGTTCAAGGTTCTCTACTATGGCGACAAGCAAGGCTGGATGCACAAAAGCGTGCTGGGTGCCTATGCCTGCGCAACCGAGGATGGGGATGCCCGCCTGAAAGCCAACCCCGATTACAATGCCCCTAAGGTGGCCATCCTGCCCACGGATACGCCCCTGCGTCTTCTGAGTGTGCGCGGCGCTTGGCTCAAGGTCTCCTGCACCACCAAGACGGGGCGAAACGTCAGCGGCTGGCTGCCGCCGGAATGTGTATGGGCAAATCCCTATCGGCATGAATGGCGCTGA
- a CDS encoding ankyrin repeat domain-containing protein translates to MAAILENDPSALQEALQSGVRLDVTDSHGHTPLDMALAHGNAFSAPGMVELLLRHGARPGPGLADPALTLARLLATQAPLSQLEAALQAGGKADSTMPNGFTAFLWAAALCPNPAVLEALVKAGANPRQVLPGGDARLGDNALLLAAEYNRNPEIIRFLLRSGLDVNSRSSLLGDSALMMACRANKNPAVAETLIRHGADVNIRNGVACSAFLFAARRADGLVLLRLLAERGADVLAADASLSNALHAACSGQSGLSSVRFLLSVGLPVNGRSGQDFGAYSPLMLAVRNDAPDADVIRLLLQHGADPSLRDLDGKRAGDELSVERIIWLKQNGLAEIL, encoded by the coding sequence ATGGCCGCCATCCTTGAGAACGATCCCTCCGCGTTGCAAGAGGCATTGCAGTCGGGCGTCAGGCTCGATGTGACGGACAGCCATGGCCATACCCCCCTGGATATGGCGCTGGCGCATGGAAATGCGTTCAGCGCACCGGGCATGGTGGAGCTCTTGCTGCGGCACGGAGCCCGCCCCGGTCCCGGCCTGGCCGATCCGGCCCTGACACTGGCGCGCCTGCTTGCCACCCAGGCCCCCCTCAGTCAACTGGAGGCCGCATTACAGGCCGGAGGCAAGGCGGATTCCACCATGCCCAATGGCTTTACCGCCTTTTTGTGGGCTGCGGCACTCTGCCCTAATCCGGCCGTTCTGGAAGCCCTGGTGAAGGCCGGGGCCAACCCCCGACAAGTTCTGCCGGGGGGCGACGCCCGACTGGGGGACAATGCGCTTTTACTGGCGGCCGAGTATAACAGGAACCCGGAGATTATCCGTTTTCTGCTGCGTAGTGGCCTTGATGTGAATAGTAGGTCGTCTCTGCTGGGGGACAGTGCCCTGATGATGGCCTGCCGGGCGAACAAAAATCCTGCTGTGGCGGAAACCCTGATCCGTCACGGTGCCGATGTGAACATACGCAATGGGGTCGCCTGTTCAGCCTTTCTGTTCGCGGCGCGACGGGCGGACGGCTTGGTCCTCCTGCGTCTGCTGGCGGAGCGGGGGGCGGACGTACTGGCTGCCGATGCCAGCCTTTCCAATGCCCTGCACGCCGCCTGTTCAGGGCAGAGCGGCCTTTCCTCCGTCCGCTTTTTGCTATCCGTGGGCCTGCCCGTCAATGGGCGGAGCGGGCAGGATTTTGGCGCGTACAGCCCCCTGATGCTTGCCGTACGGAACGACGCTCCTGATGCGGACGTCATCCGTCTGCTGTTGCAACATGGGGCGGATCCGAGCCTGCGTGACTTGGACGGAAAGCGGGCTGGGGACGAGCTGTCCGTCGAGCGTATCATTTGGCTGAAACAGAACGGTCTGGCTGAAATCTTGTAG
- a CDS encoding LemA family protein — MITVIIIVGIALTIAISLILLYNGMVNGKNMVDEAWSGISVQLKRRHDLIPSLVSAVKGYMTHEQDTLTKIAELRAQAVSASSSGSLSSIANAENQLMGALRSLFAVSENYPDLRASENFMQLQEQLALLEDEIQLSRRYYNGTARDQNNRVLQFPGNLVARAFGFGKIEYFELADPAEATVPEVKF; from the coding sequence ATGATTACTGTCATCATCATAGTAGGTATTGCCCTAACGATCGCCATAAGCCTCATTCTGCTCTATAACGGCATGGTGAATGGAAAAAATATGGTGGATGAGGCCTGGAGCGGCATCAGTGTACAGCTTAAGCGCCGTCATGACCTGATTCCCTCGCTGGTCAGTGCCGTCAAGGGCTACATGACCCACGAGCAGGATACGCTCACCAAAATCGCCGAGCTGCGCGCCCAGGCTGTTTCCGCCTCTTCTTCCGGCTCGCTGTCGTCCATCGCAAATGCGGAAAATCAGCTGATGGGAGCCTTGCGTTCCCTGTTTGCCGTATCGGAAAACTATCCCGATCTGCGCGCCAGCGAAAACTTCATGCAGCTCCAAGAACAGCTTGCCCTGCTGGAAGATGAGATCCAGCTGTCCCGCCGCTACTACAACGGCACAGCCCGCGACCAGAATAATCGTGTGCTGCAGTTTCCCGGCAATCTGGTGGCTCGCGCCTTCGGCTTCGGCAAGATAGAATATTTTGAACTGGCCGATCCCGCAGAAGCGACTGTGCCGGAAGTGAAGTTTTAA
- a CDS encoding DUF6935 domain-containing protein has translation MRTQLFLIMSLLIMGMCLDPYCISAKPLKEKNTVTSAKGLPSTYADFKERCHTVAVTPEGAVKMYFDAVFCYLDPNRRTEASKMLRYIMHANANWEGNQRHVTFIRRLKEPSYHYIFRSFASGTSPENGYSMSPDDYRLVFSKKDQQQDYIRVFLRSSGADSDRRVWVKQYPDGFWYVINNSDTYAKVRDPAVSALNNSHDADFDVAPPAQPQPPEDVTPPEQLQSSEAVTPSVAQQQPSESEEPAMSTW, from the coding sequence ATGAGAACACAACTTTTTTTAATCATGTCCCTGCTTATCATGGGCATGTGCCTGGATCCGTATTGCATCTCGGCCAAACCATTAAAAGAAAAGAATACTGTTACCTCAGCGAAAGGTCTTCCATCAACCTATGCAGACTTTAAAGAGCGCTGCCATACTGTCGCCGTCACCCCTGAAGGGGCTGTCAAAATGTATTTTGACGCCGTATTCTGCTACCTTGATCCCAATCGCCGGACGGAAGCATCCAAGATGCTGCGCTATATTATGCACGCCAATGCCAACTGGGAAGGGAATCAGAGGCATGTAACATTCATACGTCGTCTGAAGGAGCCTTCCTACCACTATATATTCAGAAGTTTCGCATCGGGAACAAGTCCTGAAAATGGATACAGTATGTCACCCGATGATTATAGGCTAGTCTTTTCCAAAAAAGACCAGCAACAGGATTATATCCGCGTGTTTTTGCGTTCGTCCGGAGCAGACTCGGACCGAAGAGTATGGGTCAAGCAGTATCCTGATGGATTCTGGTATGTCATCAATAATTCAGATACGTATGCAAAAGTACGTGATCCTGCGGTCTCTGCTCTGAACAATAGCCACGATGCCGATTTCGATGTTGCTCCTCCGGCGCAACCGCAGCCTCCGGAAGATGTAACTCCTCCAGAGCAACTACAATCTTCAGAAGCAGTAACCCCTTCAGTGGCACAACAACAGCCTTCGGAAAGTGAAGAGCCTGCGATGTCTACCTGGTAG